A stretch of Crossiella cryophila DNA encodes these proteins:
- the mptB gene encoding polyprenol phosphomannose-dependent alpha 1,6 mannosyltransferase MptB, producing the protein MRFSHEISQVLAAPLIMGATDMATQPMIRPETPARPAVTAPPAESKPEPQPEPDPAPRPRPVSVRTVLLGGLGAALITLGGIGAGGVLVRDPLLADTGFSWLRYGHGKDLATLTLYAGLALLVLAWVRLGRDVWAGRSSARGVLLAIGVWTLPLLVAPPLFSRDIYSYLAQGALAWQGYDPYVAGPIQLATGPLLENVSWLWQNTPAPYGPLFILIAKGVVALTGNSMILGVVLMRLALTGGLVLLCWALPKLAVRLGGKAPLALWLAAANPLILVHLVGGAHNDLLMVGLLAAGVVFALDRRFVLGIGLVTLAVAVKASAVFALPFLVWMWAARMDGSLRVRLGKAVAAGLAVFTATFALSTLFAGVGLGWLSSLSNSSAVINWLSLPTAAGQLVHGLVSVFFTVDGGWFLGVARTTGWILLFAFGLRQWWLARAGGVSAVHRATLVLLAAALLSPTTFPWYFSWGLALAAGFVWSGRAVVAAVAASVWLLLVTYPTGDSALYDWGYLAGAFGVSALAALSMVRPDPLRLRSRA; encoded by the coding sequence GTGCGGTTCTCGCATGAGATTTCGCAGGTGCTCGCCGCGCCGCTGATCATGGGCGCCACGGACATGGCCACGCAGCCGATGATCCGGCCGGAGACGCCAGCGCGCCCGGCCGTGACGGCGCCGCCCGCCGAGTCGAAGCCGGAGCCCCAGCCCGAGCCGGACCCCGCGCCGCGACCGCGTCCGGTGTCCGTGCGCACGGTGCTGCTGGGCGGCCTCGGCGCCGCGTTGATCACCCTCGGCGGCATCGGCGCGGGCGGCGTGCTGGTGCGCGACCCACTGCTGGCCGACACCGGTTTCAGCTGGCTGCGCTACGGCCACGGCAAGGACCTGGCCACGCTGACCCTCTACGCCGGCCTGGCGCTGCTGGTGCTGGCCTGGGTGCGGCTGGGCCGCGATGTCTGGGCCGGCCGGAGTTCCGCCAGAGGGGTGCTGCTGGCCATCGGCGTGTGGACGCTGCCGCTGCTGGTCGCGCCGCCGTTGTTCAGCCGGGACATCTACAGCTACCTGGCCCAGGGCGCGCTGGCCTGGCAGGGCTACGACCCGTACGTGGCCGGGCCGATCCAGCTGGCCACCGGGCCGCTGCTGGAGAACGTGAGCTGGCTGTGGCAGAACACCCCGGCGCCCTACGGCCCGCTGTTCATCCTCATCGCCAAGGGCGTGGTCGCGCTCACCGGCAACAGCATGATCCTCGGCGTGGTGCTGATGCGGCTGGCGCTCACCGGCGGCCTGGTGCTGCTGTGCTGGGCACTGCCCAAGCTGGCCGTGCGGCTGGGCGGCAAGGCGCCGCTGGCGCTGTGGCTGGCCGCGGCCAACCCGCTGATCCTGGTGCACCTGGTCGGCGGCGCGCACAACGACCTGCTGATGGTCGGCCTGCTCGCCGCGGGCGTGGTCTTCGCCCTGGACCGCCGGTTCGTGCTGGGCATCGGCCTGGTCACGCTGGCGGTGGCGGTCAAGGCCAGCGCGGTGTTCGCACTGCCGTTCCTGGTGTGGATGTGGGCGGCCAGGATGGACGGCTCGCTGCGGGTGCGGCTGGGCAAGGCGGTGGCCGCCGGACTGGCCGTGTTCACCGCGACCTTCGCGCTGAGCACCCTGTTCGCCGGGGTCGGCCTCGGCTGGCTCAGCTCGCTGAGCAACTCCTCCGCGGTGATCAACTGGCTGTCGCTGCCCACCGCGGCCGGTCAGCTGGTGCACGGCCTGGTCAGCGTGTTCTTCACCGTCGACGGCGGCTGGTTCCTCGGCGTGGCCCGCACCACCGGCTGGATCCTGCTCTTCGCCTTCGGCCTGCGGCAGTGGTGGCTGGCCAGGGCGGGCGGGGTGAGCGCGGTGCACCGGGCCACGCTGGTGCTGCTGGCCGCCGCGCTGCTCTCGCCGACCACGTTCCCCTGGTACTTCAGCTGGGGGCTGGCGCTGGCCGCCGGGTTCGTCTGGTCGGGGCGGGCGGTGGTGGCCGCGGTGGCCGCCTCGGTGTGGCTGCTGCTGGTCACCTATCCGACCGGGGACTCCGCGCTCTACGACTGGGGATACCTGGCTGGCGCGTTCGGCGTGTCGGCGCTGGCCGCGCTCTCCATGGTGCGGCCGGACCCGCTGCGGCTGCGCTCGCGGGCATGA
- a CDS encoding polyprenyl synthetase family protein: MLHPVDVDLTTHVHNALQEFLEQRRAEIDAIDETVAAAMDSLTRFILDGGKRIRPTFAWWGWRAGGGRPESPDAPEVLRAVSSLELIQACALVHDDLMDSSDRRRGQPTLHVRFAMQHHAAGWAGTPDAFGLSAAILLGDLALAWADDLLYDAALDQSALARARPVWRAMRTEVLVGQYLDVLAQARAANEPETAMRINRYKTAAYTVERPLHLGAALAGAQPELIAALRVFGTDLGIGFQLRDDLLGVFGDPKVTGKPAGDDLREGKRTLLVTLGLQRAEERGDRAALTALQEAIGNPALDEAGVDRTRGLLHELGAVDAVEQRITGHTEAALAALATAPVAEELARDKLAELAIEATRRDH, encoded by the coding sequence ATGCTTCATCCGGTCGATGTCGACCTGACCACGCACGTGCACAACGCGCTCCAGGAGTTCCTGGAACAGCGGCGGGCCGAGATCGACGCGATCGACGAGACGGTGGCCGCGGCCATGGACTCGCTGACCCGGTTCATCCTCGACGGCGGCAAGCGGATCCGGCCGACCTTCGCCTGGTGGGGCTGGCGGGCCGGTGGCGGCAGGCCGGAGTCACCGGACGCGCCCGAGGTGTTGCGCGCGGTGAGTTCGCTGGAGCTGATCCAGGCCTGCGCGCTGGTGCACGACGACCTGATGGACTCCTCGGACCGGCGGCGCGGGCAGCCGACCCTGCACGTGCGCTTCGCCATGCAGCACCACGCGGCGGGCTGGGCTGGCACCCCGGACGCCTTCGGGCTCTCCGCCGCGATCCTGCTCGGCGACCTGGCGCTGGCCTGGGCCGACGACCTGCTCTACGACGCGGCGCTGGACCAGTCCGCGCTGGCCAGGGCCCGTCCGGTGTGGCGGGCCATGCGCACCGAGGTGCTGGTCGGGCAGTACCTGGACGTGCTCGCCCAGGCCCGCGCGGCCAACGAGCCGGAGACCGCGATGCGGATCAACCGGTACAAGACCGCGGCCTACACGGTGGAGCGGCCGCTGCACCTGGGCGCGGCGCTGGCGGGTGCACAGCCGGAGCTGATCGCCGCGCTGCGCGTCTTCGGCACCGACCTGGGCATCGGCTTCCAGCTGCGGGACGACCTGCTCGGCGTCTTCGGCGACCCCAAGGTCACCGGCAAGCCGGCCGGCGACGACCTGCGCGAGGGCAAGCGCACCCTGCTGGTCACCCTCGGCCTGCAGCGGGCCGAGGAGCGCGGCGACCGGGCCGCGCTGACCGCCCTGCAGGAGGCGATCGGCAACCCGGCGCTGGACGAGGCCGGGGTGGACCGCACCCGGGGGCTGCTGCACGAACTGGGCGCGGTGGACGCGGTGGAACAGCGGATCACCGGGCACACCGAGGCCGCGCTGGCCGCACTGGCCACCGCCCCGGTGGCCGAGGAACTGGCCCGCGACAAGCTCGCCGAACTCGCGATCGAGGCCACCCGGCGCGATCACTGA
- a CDS encoding methylenetetrahydrofolate reductase, which translates to MTSVVDRLCSARPSFSVEFFPPGDENAERQLWRSIRDLEPLEPSFVSVTYGAGGTKRDRTIRITGRIAAETTLTPVAHLTAVNHSVAELRNIIGWYASAGVTNVLALRGDPPGDPHAEWIPHPEGITHAEELVRLVRGLGDFCVSVACFPNGHPRSTGLEADADYLVRKFEAGASYAVSQTVFRVEEFLRLRDRVAARGIDVTKVPLLPGLMPITSVKGVRRMAELSGDPIPPEVLSRIDPIAEDPAAVREEGVRIATELSQQLLAEGVLNLHYYTLNKSTATREVLENLGLVPARA; encoded by the coding sequence ATGACGTCGGTGGTGGATCGGCTGTGCTCGGCACGGCCCTCGTTCTCGGTGGAGTTCTTCCCGCCGGGGGATGAGAACGCGGAACGGCAGCTGTGGCGCTCGATCCGTGATCTGGAACCCCTGGAACCCAGCTTCGTCTCGGTCACCTACGGCGCGGGCGGCACCAAGCGGGACCGCACCATCCGGATCACCGGCCGCATCGCCGCCGAGACCACGCTGACCCCGGTGGCGCACCTGACCGCGGTCAACCACTCCGTCGCCGAACTGCGCAACATCATCGGCTGGTACGCCTCGGCCGGGGTCACCAACGTGCTCGCGCTGCGCGGCGACCCGCCAGGCGACCCGCACGCCGAGTGGATCCCGCACCCGGAGGGCATCACGCACGCCGAGGAACTGGTCCGCCTGGTGCGCGGGCTCGGCGACTTCTGCGTCAGCGTGGCCTGCTTCCCCAACGGCCACCCGCGTTCCACCGGCCTGGAGGCCGACGCGGACTACCTGGTGCGCAAGTTCGAGGCCGGCGCGAGTTACGCGGTGTCCCAGACGGTGTTCCGGGTCGAGGAGTTCCTGCGGCTGCGCGACCGGGTGGCCGCGCGCGGCATCGACGTGACCAAGGTGCCGCTGCTGCCCGGCCTGATGCCGATCACCTCGGTCAAGGGCGTGCGCCGGATGGCCGAGCTGTCCGGCGACCCGATCCCGCCGGAGGTGCTGTCCCGGATCGACCCGATCGCCGAGGACCCGGCCGCGGTGCGCGAGGAGGGCGTGCGGATCGCGACCGAGCTGTCCCAGCAGTTGCTCGCCGAGGGTGTGCTGAACCTGCACTACTACACGCTGAACAAGTCCACCGCGACGCGTGAGGTGCTGGAGAACCTGGGATTGGTACCCGCCAGAGCGTGA
- a CDS encoding RidA family protein, whose translation MSERRVISSGSTFEAQIGYSRAVVVGEHVYVSGTTGFDYATMTIAEDVVTQAAQCLRNIEHALGEAGCTFDEVVRVRYLLPDRADFEPCWPLLRKAFGQSRPAATMLVGGLLDPRARIEIEVDARLG comes from the coding sequence ATGAGTGAACGACGGGTCATCTCCAGCGGGTCGACCTTCGAGGCGCAGATCGGCTATTCACGGGCCGTCGTGGTCGGCGAGCACGTCTACGTCTCCGGCACCACCGGTTTCGACTACGCCACCATGACCATCGCCGAGGACGTCGTGACGCAGGCCGCGCAGTGCCTGCGCAACATCGAGCACGCGCTGGGTGAGGCGGGCTGCACCTTCGACGAGGTGGTCCGGGTCCGCTACCTGCTGCCCGACCGGGCCGACTTCGAGCCGTGCTGGCCGTTGCTGCGCAAGGCTTTCGGCCAGTCCCGGCCGGCCGCCACCATGCTCGTGGGCGGATTGCTGGACCCACGGGCGCGGATCGAGATCGAGGTGGACGCCCGGCTGGGCTGA
- a CDS encoding AraC family transcriptional regulator, whose protein sequence is MILFEGRDVDEVHEVVSNHFAPHRLRVVENQPLAGRFTAVHVGAVSVFELGYGADVEVRPGEMPDIYNVHVPLSGHGELRVDNLAVGTESSVIGPGQRLRMRWSGDSNTLILRFARAAIDEALATRLGDLPATPTRFDPEIRAAAQSWLVAMRAFADNAAAGLFARSPLAAAHFEQMLVHGLLDTQPHTLSQALAGPERTELPQVLRRAMAYCEEHAAEPITPADMAVAARVGVRSLQRAFRTHLDTTPLAHLYRVRLDRAHQDLLAIAEGRASGSVTEVALRWGFTHLGRFSAQYRQAYGHPPVRTLRPSAHGFEPGHVAPVRDEGHHVHQQRHPA, encoded by the coding sequence ATGATCTTGTTCGAGGGCCGGGATGTCGACGAGGTGCACGAGGTGGTCAGCAACCACTTCGCGCCGCATCGGCTCCGGGTGGTGGAGAACCAGCCCCTGGCGGGGCGGTTCACGGCGGTGCACGTCGGGGCGGTGTCAGTGTTCGAGCTGGGTTATGGCGCGGATGTCGAGGTCCGGCCGGGGGAGATGCCCGACATCTACAACGTGCACGTGCCGCTGAGCGGACACGGGGAGCTGCGGGTGGACAACCTGGCGGTGGGCACCGAGAGCAGTGTGATCGGGCCGGGGCAACGGTTGCGGATGCGCTGGAGCGGGGACAGCAACACGCTGATCCTGCGCTTCGCCCGCGCCGCCATCGACGAGGCACTGGCCACCCGGCTCGGCGACCTGCCTGCCACGCCGACCCGGTTCGATCCGGAGATCAGGGCCGCGGCCCAGTCCTGGCTGGTGGCCATGCGCGCCTTCGCCGACAACGCCGCGGCCGGCCTGTTCGCCCGGTCCCCGCTGGCCGCCGCGCACTTCGAGCAGATGCTGGTGCACGGCCTGCTGGACACCCAGCCGCACACCCTGAGCCAGGCGCTGGCCGGACCGGAGCGCACCGAGCTGCCGCAGGTGCTGCGCCGGGCGATGGCCTACTGCGAGGAGCACGCGGCCGAGCCGATCACCCCGGCGGACATGGCGGTGGCGGCCAGGGTCGGGGTGCGCTCGCTGCAACGCGCCTTCCGCACCCACCTGGACACCACGCCGCTGGCCCACCTGTACCGGGTCCGGCTGGACCGGGCGCATCAGGACCTGCTGGCCATCGCCGAGGGCCGGGCCAGCGGGTCGGTGACCGAGGTGGCGCTGCGCTGGGGATTCACCCACCTCGGCCGGTTCTCCGCGCAGTACCGCCAGGCCTACGGGCACCCGCCGGTGCGCACGCTGCGGCCCTCAGCCCACGGGTTCGAGCCGGGCCACGTAGCGCCGGTGCGCGACGAAGGCCATCACGTACACCAGCAACGCCACCCCGCCTGA
- a CDS encoding DUF3153 domain-containing protein, with protein MPLSRPRLVALPLLGLLCVLFLSGCVRASLTMAVTEDDRVSGELVLLTLPARDGDLGPQLKVPAELASRVRVLPHSREGYAGSQLFFNGLTFEELRQLSSATDLMSTNYRLQLRRSGGLVTLSGSVDLTSLAPDRTDVQIRINFPGRIASTNGRHVADGIAWSPKAGEITELAATVSYADQRTESWQYWALVVAGGSGGVALLVYVMAFVAHRRYVARLEPVG; from the coding sequence GTGCCCCTGTCCCGCCCGCGACTGGTCGCCCTGCCGCTGCTCGGGCTGCTGTGCGTGCTGTTCCTCTCCGGCTGCGTGCGCGCCTCGCTGACCATGGCGGTCACCGAGGACGACCGGGTCTCCGGGGAACTGGTGCTGCTCACCCTGCCCGCCCGCGACGGCGACCTGGGCCCGCAGCTCAAGGTGCCTGCCGAGCTGGCCAGCCGGGTCCGGGTGCTGCCGCACAGCCGGGAGGGCTACGCCGGCTCGCAGCTGTTCTTCAACGGGCTGACCTTCGAGGAGCTGCGCCAGCTCTCCTCGGCCACCGACCTGATGTCCACCAACTACCGGCTGCAGCTGCGCCGCTCCGGTGGACTGGTCACGTTGTCCGGCTCGGTCGACCTCACCTCGCTGGCCCCGGACCGCACCGACGTCCAGATCCGGATCAACTTCCCGGGCCGGATCGCCAGCACCAACGGCAGGCACGTCGCCGACGGCATCGCCTGGTCCCCCAAGGCCGGGGAGATCACCGAGCTGGCCGCCACCGTCTCCTACGCCGACCAGCGCACCGAGTCCTGGCAGTACTGGGCGCTGGTGGTCGCCGGTGGTTCAGGCGGGGTGGCGTTGCTGGTGTACGTGATGGCCTTCGTCGCGCACCGGCGCTACGTGGCCCGGCTCGAACCCGTGGGCTGA
- a CDS encoding DUF885 domain-containing protein, which yields MSATEGVHQISERYVRDLAALDPNTATYLGVPGHDDKLTDYSPEGHGARAELARTALRDLRAATAADADEQAAKDVFLERVGLTVERHEAGLDVSELNVIASPVHELRQTFDLMPSDTAQDWAVISARLGGMPVALEQVRAALSHSAAHGRTSALRQVRRVAEQCETWAGRRGGESFFSTMIAAADQVQGVSAALTGELRAHAESASAAYADFGRFLREELAPSAPEKDAVGLEVYQLSSRFFTGAELDLQEAYDWGWEEFSRIEAEMKQVAGRIRPGATLAEAAAALDADPRYRVHGQDAFQHWMQELSDRALTELRGVHFEIPDRLMKLECRIAPPGGTVGAYYTGPTDDFSRPGRMWWSVPADKEDFSTWREVSTVYHEGVPGHHLQIATAVAEAERLNRFQRLLCWVSGHGEGWALYAERLMRELGYLDDDGNLLGMLDAHLFRAARVIVDIGMHLELPIPAGSGFHPGERWTPELGLEFLLTRTITDATHVRDEIDRYLGWPGQAPSYKLGERLWLQARDEAKQREGANFDLKHFHERALKMGAMGLDLLRTRLGA from the coding sequence ATGTCCGCGACCGAAGGCGTCCATCAGATCAGCGAGCGGTACGTGCGAGACCTCGCCGCGCTCGACCCGAACACCGCCACCTACCTCGGTGTCCCTGGTCATGACGACAAGCTCACCGACTATTCGCCGGAGGGCCACGGCGCCCGCGCCGAGCTGGCCCGCACCGCCCTGCGCGACCTGCGCGCCGCCACCGCCGCGGACGCCGACGAGCAGGCCGCCAAGGACGTGTTCCTGGAACGGGTCGGGCTGACCGTGGAACGGCACGAGGCCGGTCTGGACGTCAGCGAGCTGAACGTCATCGCCAGCCCAGTGCACGAGCTGCGGCAGACCTTCGACCTGATGCCCAGTGACACCGCGCAGGACTGGGCGGTGATCTCGGCCAGGCTCGGCGGCATGCCGGTCGCGCTGGAACAGGTGCGCGCCGCGCTGAGCCACTCCGCCGCGCACGGCCGCACCTCCGCGCTGCGCCAGGTCCGCCGGGTGGCCGAACAGTGCGAGACCTGGGCGGGCCGCCGCGGCGGGGAGTCCTTCTTCAGCACCATGATCGCCGCCGCCGACCAGGTCCAGGGCGTCTCCGCGGCGCTGACCGGCGAACTGCGCGCGCACGCCGAGTCCGCCTCGGCCGCCTACGCCGACTTCGGCCGCTTCCTGCGCGAGGAACTGGCCCCCAGCGCCCCGGAGAAGGACGCGGTCGGCCTGGAGGTCTACCAGCTCTCCTCCCGCTTCTTCACCGGCGCCGAGCTGGACCTGCAGGAGGCTTATGACTGGGGCTGGGAGGAGTTCTCCCGGATCGAGGCCGAGATGAAGCAGGTGGCCGGCCGGATCCGGCCTGGCGCCACCCTGGCCGAGGCCGCCGCCGCGCTGGACGCCGACCCGCGGTACCGGGTGCACGGCCAGGACGCCTTCCAGCACTGGATGCAGGAGCTGTCCGACCGGGCCCTGACCGAGTTGCGCGGCGTGCACTTCGAGATCCCGGACCGGCTGATGAAGCTGGAATGCCGGATCGCCCCGCCCGGCGGCACCGTGGGCGCCTACTACACCGGCCCCACCGACGACTTCTCCCGCCCCGGCCGCATGTGGTGGTCAGTCCCCGCCGACAAGGAGGACTTCTCCACCTGGCGCGAGGTCTCCACCGTCTACCACGAGGGCGTCCCCGGCCATCACCTGCAGATCGCCACCGCGGTCGCCGAGGCCGAACGCCTCAACCGCTTCCAGCGCCTGCTCTGCTGGGTCTCCGGCCACGGCGAGGGCTGGGCCCTGTACGCCGAACGCCTGATGCGCGAACTCGGCTACCTCGACGACGACGGCAACCTGCTGGGCATGCTCGACGCCCACCTCTTCCGCGCCGCCAGGGTGATCGTCGACATCGGCATGCACCTGGAACTCCCCATCCCCGCAGGCTCCGGCTTCCACCCCGGCGAACGCTGGACCCCAGAACTCGGCCTGGAATTCCTCCTCACCAGAACCATCACCGACGCCACCCACGTCCGCGACGAGATCGACCGCTACCTCGGCTGGCCCGGCCAGGCCCCCAGCTACAAACTCGGCGAACGCCTCTGGCTCCAGGCCCGCGACGAAGCCAAGCAACGCGAAGGCGCCAACTTCGACCTCAAACACTTCCACGAACGAGCCCTCAAAATGGGCGCCATGGGCCTAGACCTCCTCCGCACCCGCCTAGGCGCCTAA
- a CDS encoding GNAT family N-acetyltransferase: MSAAEHPGISETVVELTADDLRLRLGEALALYVAAMRYPPSTVQQRAPMWLAHMVRVGWRCVGAFDEQGALAGIGYGYRGASGQWWHEQVRRGLTAVAAPDQVHLWMGDYFELTELHVRPDAQGKGLGEQLLRGLMGRADSGTVLLSTPEGPSRAWKLYRRLGFEDVLRHYTFTGDPRPFAVLGRSLPL; this comes from the coding sequence GTGAGCGCAGCAGAGCATCCCGGCATCAGCGAGACCGTCGTCGAGCTGACCGCCGACGACCTCCGCCTGCGCCTGGGTGAGGCCCTGGCGCTGTACGTGGCGGCGATGCGGTACCCGCCGAGCACCGTGCAGCAGCGGGCCCCGATGTGGCTGGCGCACATGGTCCGGGTGGGCTGGCGATGCGTTGGCGCCTTCGACGAGCAGGGCGCGCTGGCCGGGATCGGCTACGGCTACCGGGGCGCGAGCGGGCAGTGGTGGCATGAGCAGGTCCGGCGGGGGTTGACCGCGGTGGCGGCGCCGGATCAGGTGCATCTGTGGATGGGCGATTACTTCGAGCTGACCGAGTTGCATGTGCGGCCGGACGCGCAGGGCAAGGGGTTGGGCGAGCAGTTGTTGCGGGGGTTGATGGGGCGGGCGGATTCGGGGACGGTGTTGTTGTCGACTCCGGAGGGGCCTTCTCGGGCTTGGAAGTTGTATCGGCGGTTGGGGTTTGAGGACGTGTTGCGGCATTACACGTTCACGGGGGATCCTCGGCCTTTTGCTGTTTTGGGGCGGTCTTTGCCGCTTTGA
- a CDS encoding SAV_6107 family HEPN domain-containing protein, translating to MSVPVHFPIQRRNSPELPYRPRTGPVAAAGLLAQAQRGLETARREPQPAERYAVAHLAALRAAASVLAIRARPRPGKNRPTSVWVLLAAAAPELREWAAFYASGAHRRAQVQAGITRLVTQRDADDLLRQTEDFLVLAERVLHEADR from the coding sequence ATGTCTGTCCCCGTCCACTTCCCGATCCAGCGGCGCAACTCTCCCGAGCTGCCCTACCGGCCGCGCACGGGTCCGGTGGCCGCGGCCGGTCTGCTCGCCCAGGCCCAGCGTGGCCTGGAAACAGCCCGCAGGGAGCCGCAGCCGGCCGAGCGCTACGCCGTGGCGCACCTGGCCGCCCTGCGCGCCGCCGCCTCGGTGCTGGCCATCCGGGCGCGTCCCCGCCCCGGCAAGAACCGTCCGACCAGCGTCTGGGTGTTACTCGCCGCCGCAGCCCCTGAGCTGCGGGAATGGGCCGCCTTCTACGCCTCGGGCGCCCATCGCCGGGCGCAGGTGCAGGCCGGGATCACCCGGCTGGTCACCCAGCGCGACGCCGATGACCTGCTCCGGCAGACCGAGGACTTCCTCGTGCTCGCCGAGCGGGTCCTGCACGAGGCAGACAGGTGA
- a CDS encoding maleylpyruvate isomerase N-terminal domain-containing protein: MSGQALIDPARLLDVLENEGELLAVCAAEADLTSTVPAWPRRTLGEAVRAAALGYRLALSWLRTGAPPLLTSEEDEPDDPLPDQVRAGLRALVGELAGHDPYAPCPTWWPADSSYGFWRRRMAHESTLHRVDAQSAAGSPLLEIAPEFAVDGVDEALQLWLGYRLGRLGITGPQRGTVGLRTGGHAWLVHTGPEGTVAERVSATEAAGADGLVTGEPMSVYLWLWGRVPDRTVTLEGSRDATAQLWALLRLATTAG, encoded by the coding sequence GTGAGCGGGCAGGCACTCATCGACCCGGCCCGGCTGCTCGACGTCCTGGAGAACGAGGGCGAACTGCTCGCCGTCTGCGCGGCCGAGGCCGACCTGACCAGCACCGTGCCCGCCTGGCCGAGGCGCACCCTCGGCGAGGCGGTCCGCGCGGCCGCGCTCGGCTACCGGCTCGCGCTGAGCTGGCTCCGCACCGGGGCGCCGCCACTGCTCACCAGCGAGGAGGACGAACCGGACGATCCACTGCCCGACCAGGTGCGCGCCGGACTGCGCGCCCTGGTCGGCGAACTGGCCGGGCACGACCCGTACGCGCCCTGCCCGACCTGGTGGCCCGCCGATTCCAGCTACGGGTTCTGGCGGCGGCGGATGGCGCACGAGAGCACGCTGCACCGGGTGGACGCCCAGTCCGCCGCCGGCAGCCCGCTGCTGGAGATCGCGCCGGAGTTCGCCGTGGACGGGGTGGACGAGGCCCTGCAGCTCTGGCTGGGCTACCGGCTCGGGCGGCTGGGCATCACCGGCCCGCAACGCGGCACGGTCGGCCTGCGCACCGGCGGCCACGCCTGGCTGGTGCACACCGGACCCGAGGGCACGGTGGCCGAGCGCGTCTCGGCCACCGAGGCCGCGGGCGCGGACGGCCTGGTCACCGGCGAGCCCATGTCGGTCTACCTGTGGCTGTGGGGCCGGGTCCCGGACCGCACGGTCACCCTGGAGGGCAGCAGGGACGCCACCGCCCAGCTCTGGGCGCTGCTCCGGCTGGCCACCACGGCCGGGTGA
- a CDS encoding MerR family transcriptional regulator, whose translation MEWSIQDIARSAGTTSRTLRHYGELGLLPPSRVGSNGYRYYDQDSLVRLQRILLLRELGLSLPMITEVLDGQRDTAAALRTHLELLEQQRQRIGRQIESVRTTLRKTEEGEELMAAEVFDGFDHTKYEQEVTQRWGRETYQRGDQWWRGLGEAGRQAHLDEQVAIGTALAKAAAAGRDPGDAEVQAIVARHYDWVVAGWQGRRPTAEQFRGLGEMYVQDERFTANYEGFGAGVAEFVRGAMAVYADRLR comes from the coding sequence ATGGAGTGGTCGATCCAGGACATCGCACGCTCGGCGGGCACGACCAGCCGCACGCTGCGCCACTACGGCGAGCTGGGGCTGCTGCCGCCCAGCCGGGTGGGGAGCAATGGTTACCGGTACTACGACCAGGACTCCCTCGTGCGCCTGCAACGCATTCTGCTGTTGCGGGAACTCGGCCTGAGCCTCCCGATGATCACCGAGGTGCTCGACGGGCAGCGGGACACCGCCGCCGCGTTGCGCACCCACCTCGAACTGCTGGAGCAACAGCGACAGCGGATCGGGCGGCAGATCGAATCGGTGCGGACCACGTTGCGCAAGACGGAAGAAGGTGAAGAACTGATGGCTGCCGAGGTTTTCGACGGCTTCGACCACACGAAGTACGAGCAGGAGGTGACCCAGCGCTGGGGCAGGGAGACCTACCAGCGCGGTGACCAGTGGTGGCGCGGGCTCGGCGAGGCCGGCCGCCAGGCCCACCTGGACGAGCAGGTCGCGATCGGCACCGCGCTGGCCAAGGCCGCCGCGGCCGGCAGGGACCCCGGTGACGCCGAGGTCCAGGCCATCGTGGCCCGGCACTACGACTGGGTGGTCGCGGGCTGGCAGGGCAGGCGACCCACCGCGGAGCAGTTCCGCGGGCTCGGCGAGATGTACGTCCAGGACGAGCGGTTCACCGCGAACTACGAAGGATTCGGCGCGGGCGTGGCCGAGTTCGTCCGGGGCGCGATGGCGGTCTACGCCGACCGCCTGCGGTAA